In Streptomyces sp. DG2A-72, one genomic interval encodes:
- a CDS encoding VOC family protein, which yields MTDHTTRLDHVVLWVNDPIGSVDFYEKTLGMEPLRLTDFAAGQVPFPSVRLNEETILDLMPQTMAERMTMLPGAADSAGHPVNHVCVALAADDFDALRGRLEERAVPVSDISHDSFGARGLAKRSFYFRDPDGNVFEARHYD from the coding sequence ATGACGGACCACACCACACGTCTCGACCACGTAGTTCTCTGGGTGAACGACCCGATCGGCTCGGTCGACTTCTACGAGAAGACCCTCGGCATGGAGCCCCTGAGGCTCACCGATTTCGCCGCGGGCCAGGTCCCCTTCCCCTCCGTACGCCTCAACGAGGAGACCATTCTCGACCTGATGCCGCAGACCATGGCGGAACGCATGACGATGCTCCCCGGCGCCGCGGACAGTGCCGGACACCCGGTCAACCACGTCTGCGTCGCCCTGGCCGCGGACGACTTCGACGCCCTCCGTGGCCGCCTGGAGGAACGCGCCGTTCCCGTGTCGGACATCTCGCACGACTCCTTCGGCGCCCGCGGCCTGGCGAAGCGCAGCTTCTACTTCCGTGACCCGGACGGGAACGTCTTCGAGGCCCGCCACTACGACTAG
- a CDS encoding pseudouridine-5'-phosphate glycosidase: MVLMVSEEVREAVDARRPVVALESTIIAHGLPRPRNLQVALELEAVVRQQGAVPATIAVLDGRPRVGLDKEQLERIANEDGIRKLGHRDLPLAMASGASGATTVSATALLAASAGVRVFATGGLGGVHREWTVTQDESADLGLLARTRITVVCAGVKSILDVPATLQRLETLGVAVAGYGTDRFPGFYLSDSGHPVDWTLRTPEQAADVMRAQDALDGPESALIVANPVPEDEQLDPELHARVLADALRACEEEGVSGQAVTPFLLDYLVRHTEGASLSANLAAVRGNVRLAAQIAAAWAGA; this comes from the coding sequence GTGGTGCTGATGGTGTCCGAGGAAGTGCGGGAGGCGGTCGACGCGCGTCGACCGGTGGTGGCGCTGGAGTCCACGATCATCGCGCACGGGCTGCCGCGCCCGCGCAATCTGCAGGTGGCGCTGGAGCTGGAGGCCGTCGTACGGCAACAGGGTGCCGTACCGGCGACGATCGCCGTACTGGACGGGCGTCCCCGTGTCGGCCTCGACAAGGAACAGCTGGAGCGGATCGCCAACGAGGACGGGATCCGCAAGCTGGGCCATCGTGACCTGCCGCTCGCCATGGCGTCGGGCGCGAGCGGGGCGACCACGGTGTCGGCGACGGCACTGCTGGCGGCTTCGGCCGGCGTCCGGGTGTTCGCGACGGGCGGTCTGGGCGGGGTGCACCGGGAGTGGACCGTGACGCAGGACGAGTCGGCGGACCTGGGGCTGCTGGCCCGTACCCGGATCACGGTGGTGTGCGCGGGCGTGAAGTCGATCCTGGACGTGCCGGCCACGCTGCAGCGGCTGGAGACGCTGGGCGTCGCCGTGGCGGGGTACGGCACGGACCGCTTTCCCGGCTTCTATCTGTCCGACTCGGGGCATCCGGTGGACTGGACGTTGCGGACACCGGAGCAGGCTGCGGACGTCATGCGGGCGCAGGACGCGCTCGACGGGCCCGAGTCGGCGCTGATCGTCGCCAATCCGGTGCCCGAGGACGAGCAGCTGGATCCCGAGTTGCACGCGCGCGTGCTGGCCGACGCGCTGCGCGCGTGCGAGGAAGAAGGCGTCAGCGGACAGGCGGTCACACCGTTCCTGCTCGACTACCTGGTACGGCACACCGAGGGTGCCTCACTGAGCGCCAATCTGGCGGCGGTGCGCGGCAACGTACGGCTGGCGGCGCAGATCGCGGCGGCCTGGGCCGGGGCGTGA